One stretch of Bradyrhizobium canariense DNA includes these proteins:
- the pcaG gene encoding protocatechuate 3,4-dioxygenase subunit alpha has protein sequence MQARDVEKGVTPSQTVGPFFKYGLTPNGQYDWNDAFTNNLVTPDASGERICVEGRVFDGDGQPVPDCMLEIWQAGAQGRFSDPQDKRALPNSTFKGFGRCGTDANGDYFFDTIRPGPVPDPDGKPQAPHLLLAIFARGMLLHLYTRVYFDGEAANAADPILALVPADRRATLIAQRKHGSGNAVYRFDIRLQGENETVFFDV, from the coding sequence GTGCAAGCAAGAGATGTCGAAAAAGGGGTCACGCCGTCGCAGACCGTCGGCCCGTTCTTCAAATACGGGCTGACGCCGAACGGCCAGTACGACTGGAACGATGCCTTTACCAACAACCTCGTCACCCCGGACGCCTCGGGCGAACGCATTTGCGTCGAGGGCCGGGTGTTCGACGGCGACGGCCAGCCGGTGCCGGATTGCATGCTGGAGATCTGGCAGGCCGGTGCGCAGGGCCGCTTTTCGGATCCGCAGGACAAGCGCGCATTGCCCAATTCGACGTTCAAGGGGTTTGGCCGCTGCGGCACCGACGCCAACGGCGATTACTTCTTCGACACCATCCGGCCGGGCCCGGTGCCTGATCCCGACGGCAAGCCGCAGGCGCCGCATCTTTTGCTCGCCATTTTCGCGCGCGGCATGCTGCTGCATCTTTATACCCGAGTTTATTTTGACGGCGAGGCGGCGAATGCCGCCGATCCCATCCTGGCGCTGGTGCCGGCCGACCGGCGCGCGACGCTGATCGCCCAGCGCAAGCACGGCAGCGGCAATGCCGTCTACCGTTTCGACATCCGCCTGCAGGGCGAGAACGAGACGGTATTTTTCGACGTGTGA
- a CDS encoding ATP-binding protein, protein MNSIAARIAIAIIFAIILALLMLIGLSVGLDYYGYGKGSGENGARTHIIVSRSSFSIINPRRNPMMLSGKIAVIIRSVASSPRSEQQRVAATIADPEMQVVLDAPARPDAAGSQDDYTDRLRQLVQIQLETLSPPVLVSAHNLPANNDGHTGRAVVEAALQDGRRLTFTIPYDLLGNGNGLILFLISVAIVSALVSIWMARRIVAPIREFAGAAERLGLDLTAPPLAVRGPQELRSTIQAVNRMQHRLQRFLEDRTQMLAAISHDLRAPLARLRLRAELVGDGEQQHKMFDDLDSMNAMIESTLAFARDDVRQEPRTLVDLGILVGDVCEDAGDSGDKVAYTGQRGIDVSCRPSLVRRAVANLVDNAVKYGGSARIKIVHDIERVMIVVDDDGPGIPPDEHEKVFAPFYRQEPARDPAKAGVGLGLSIARTVAREHGGDVTLANRGSGGLSVRVELPTEAVSKGSARSSRK, encoded by the coding sequence TTGAACAGCATCGCGGCGAGGATCGCGATCGCAATCATTTTTGCCATCATTCTTGCGCTGCTGATGCTGATCGGCCTTAGCGTGGGCCTTGACTATTACGGTTACGGAAAGGGCAGCGGAGAGAATGGTGCACGCACTCACATTATCGTCTCCAGATCCAGCTTCAGTATCATCAATCCTCGGCGCAATCCGATGATGCTTTCCGGCAAAATCGCCGTGATCATCCGTTCGGTGGCGTCCTCTCCTCGATCTGAACAGCAGAGGGTCGCCGCGACGATTGCAGACCCTGAAATGCAGGTTGTCCTCGATGCGCCGGCGCGTCCCGACGCCGCGGGCAGTCAGGATGACTACACGGACAGGCTTCGCCAGCTCGTCCAAATCCAACTGGAAACGCTATCGCCGCCGGTATTGGTCAGCGCCCATAATCTGCCGGCGAATAACGACGGGCATACTGGCAGGGCTGTGGTGGAGGCTGCCTTGCAGGATGGACGGCGGCTCACCTTCACCATTCCCTATGATCTCTTGGGCAACGGCAACGGGCTGATCTTGTTCTTGATTTCGGTTGCCATCGTCTCCGCACTGGTCTCAATCTGGATGGCGCGTCGGATAGTCGCCCCAATCAGGGAATTTGCGGGTGCGGCCGAACGGCTCGGCCTCGATTTGACGGCGCCGCCGCTCGCCGTGCGTGGACCGCAGGAATTGCGTTCGACCATTCAGGCGGTGAACCGCATGCAGCATAGGTTGCAGCGTTTCTTGGAAGATCGGACCCAGATGCTAGCCGCGATCTCGCATGACTTGAGGGCACCGCTGGCGCGACTGCGCTTGCGCGCCGAATTGGTTGGCGATGGTGAGCAACAGCACAAGATGTTTGATGATCTGGATTCCATGAATGCCATGATCGAATCCACGCTGGCTTTTGCGCGCGACGACGTTCGCCAGGAGCCGAGAACGCTCGTGGATCTCGGTATTCTTGTTGGCGATGTTTGCGAAGATGCTGGGGATTCCGGAGACAAGGTCGCCTATACAGGGCAGCGTGGCATCGACGTTTCGTGCCGACCGAGTCTTGTTCGTCGAGCCGTTGCGAACCTTGTTGACAATGCCGTCAAATATGGAGGAAGCGCGCGCATAAAGATCGTTCACGATATTGAGCGCGTCATGATCGTCGTCGATGATGACGGGCCGGGAATCCCGCCAGACGAGCATGAAAAGGTTTTTGCGCCGTTCTACAGGCAGGAGCCGGCGCGCGATCCGGCCAAGGCAGGCGTCGGCCTGGGCTTGAGCATTGCGCGAACGGTCGCGCGTGAACATGGCGGGGACGTTACGCTTGCCAACCGCGGCAGTGGTGGACTAAGCGTCCGCGTCGAATTGCCCACCGAGGCCGTGTCCAAGGGCTCTGCCAGATCCAGCCGCAAGTAG
- a CDS encoding MarR family winged helix-turn-helix transcriptional regulator produces MACGSVDMNFLFTLGELQRVVRLYADKQAARHGITRAQWAVLAKVERNEGMKQTELAEQMEMQPITLTRLIDKLCDNGWIERRGDETDRRVNRLYLRKAARPLLGKLSGLRSEITATALEGINPADAHRLLAQLETIKENVRNAIQHPAGDPAKKEQRYG; encoded by the coding sequence ATGGCCTGCGGTTCCGTGGACATGAACTTCCTGTTTACCCTGGGCGAATTGCAGCGCGTGGTGCGGCTTTACGCCGACAAGCAGGCTGCGCGACACGGTATAACCCGCGCGCAGTGGGCGGTGCTGGCCAAGGTCGAACGCAACGAGGGGATGAAGCAGACGGAACTCGCCGAACAGATGGAGATGCAGCCGATCACGCTGACCCGGCTGATCGACAAGCTCTGCGACAACGGCTGGATCGAACGCCGCGGCGACGAGACCGACCGCCGCGTCAACCGGCTCTATCTGCGCAAAGCCGCACGGCCTCTGTTGGGAAAACTGAGCGGGCTGCGCTCCGAAATCACCGCGACCGCGCTCGAAGGCATCAATCCGGCAGACGCGCATCGCCTGTTGGCCCAACTGGAAACCATCAAGGAAAACGTCCGCAACGCGATCCAGCATCCGGCCGGCGATCCTGCAAAGAAAGAACAACGTTATGGCTGA
- a CDS encoding Fur family transcriptional regulator — protein sequence MTAAKPTFPAPDHDHDRCTADALLHAERVCERRAQKFTPIRRQVLQALLSSHRPLGAYEVIDELAKSMPRPAPITVYRALDFLMGNGLVHRIESRNAYLACAHDHDAAAMVAFLICERCGSVGEIPAAPVAQSLNTAARATGFTPTLSVVEITGTCAHCQKAS from the coding sequence ATGACAGCCGCCAAACCGACATTTCCGGCTCCCGATCACGATCACGACCGCTGCACCGCGGACGCGCTTCTGCATGCCGAACGGGTCTGCGAGCGGCGGGCGCAGAAATTCACCCCGATCAGGCGTCAGGTGTTGCAGGCGCTGTTGTCCAGCCACCGGCCGCTCGGCGCCTATGAGGTGATCGACGAACTCGCCAAATCGATGCCGCGGCCGGCGCCGATCACGGTCTATCGTGCGCTCGATTTCCTGATGGGCAACGGGCTCGTGCATCGTATTGAAAGCCGCAATGCCTATCTCGCCTGCGCGCACGACCATGACGCCGCCGCGATGGTGGCGTTTCTGATCTGCGAGCGCTGTGGTTCGGTCGGTGAAATTCCTGCCGCTCCAGTGGCCCAAAGCCTCAATACGGCGGCGCGCGCGACCGGTTTTACGCCGACATTGTCCGTGGTCGAGATCACCGGCACCTGCGCGCACTGCCAGAAGGCGTCGTAA
- a CDS encoding HlyD family secretion protein: protein MADPVLKFKPEQKGNPTDPGKKVAAEPRRRLMAGMRRYRRMLLLVVLPIVAVIAGLTFYLTGGRYVTTDDAYVGAQKVLITPDISGKIEKVVVKEGQLVKQGDELFEIDPIPFRLAEMQAKASLTQAHTTYDNLVANIKIYDDMATLMQQAIDLKQRDVDRKSTLAKSSFGSQLDLDNASTALVTARAEYAFVQQQLSSAKTQLLGKADLPLEEFPPYYQAKAALAQAERNLDHTVMRAPMDGIATQVDQIQLGRFVVAGTPVFSVIDTAKPWVDANLKESDFTHITEGQQVDIDVDAFPDHVFKGTIGSLSPGTGAQFAILPPQNATGNFVKVVQRIPVRIYFDNHDKYVRKLKAGMSAYTTIDTGHRRSLAALLGFSPAAANQD from the coding sequence ATGGCTGATCCCGTCCTCAAGTTTAAACCCGAACAGAAAGGCAATCCGACCGATCCTGGCAAGAAGGTTGCCGCGGAACCGCGCCGCCGGCTGATGGCCGGAATGCGGCGCTATCGTCGCATGCTGTTGCTCGTCGTGCTGCCGATCGTCGCCGTGATCGCCGGGCTGACGTTCTATCTGACGGGCGGACGTTACGTGACCACCGACGACGCCTATGTCGGCGCGCAAAAGGTCCTGATCACGCCGGATATTTCCGGCAAGATCGAAAAGGTCGTGGTCAAGGAAGGGCAGCTCGTCAAGCAGGGCGACGAATTGTTCGAGATCGATCCGATCCCGTTCCGCCTGGCCGAAATGCAGGCCAAGGCCTCGCTGACCCAGGCCCACACCACCTATGACAACCTCGTCGCCAACATCAAGATCTACGACGACATGGCCACTCTGATGCAGCAGGCCATCGACCTGAAGCAGCGCGACGTCGACCGCAAGTCGACGCTTGCCAAGAGCAGTTTCGGCTCGCAGCTCGACCTCGACAATGCCTCGACCGCGCTGGTCACCGCGCGGGCCGAATACGCTTTCGTCCAGCAGCAGCTTTCGTCTGCCAAAACCCAATTGCTCGGCAAGGCCGATCTGCCGCTTGAAGAATTCCCGCCTTATTATCAGGCCAAGGCCGCACTCGCCCAGGCCGAGCGCAATCTCGATCATACCGTGATGCGCGCGCCAATGGACGGCATCGCGACCCAGGTCGATCAAATTCAGCTCGGCCGCTTCGTTGTCGCGGGCACGCCGGTGTTCAGCGTCATCGACACCGCGAAGCCCTGGGTCGACGCCAATTTGAAGGAATCCGACTTCACGCACATCACTGAAGGACAGCAGGTCGACATCGACGTCGATGCCTTTCCCGATCACGTTTTCAAGGGGACCATCGGCTCGCTGAGCCCGGGCACCGGCGCCCAATTCGCAATCCTGCCGCCGCAGAACGCCACCGGCAATTTCGTCAAGGTCGTGCAGCGCATCCCGGTGCGAATCTATTTTGACAACCATGACAAATATGTGCGGAAGCTGAAGGCCGGGATGAGCGCCTACACCACGATCGACACCGGTCATCGCCGTTCGCTCGCTGCCCTGCTCGGCTTCTCGCCGGCGGCGGCGAACCAGGACTAA
- a CDS encoding LPS-assembly protein LptD — MAGTMLRIGVVTPASAQGFTYNAIPARPKPPRTASDGQMLVQAVEVDYDYNNSRVSAVGNVQMFYNGTSVEADKVIYDQKTKRLHAEGNVRMTDADGKITYANIMDLSDDYRDGFVDSLRADTADHTRMAATRADRSSGNYTVFQNGVYTACEPCKDDPKKPPLWQVKGARIIHDQNEKMLYFENAQLEFFGVPMAYMPYFSTPDPTVKRKTGFLMPAAMWDSTYGYGVEAPFYWAIAPNYDATFTPRFTSKQGVLLQAEFRQRLMNGSYQIRAYGIDQTDPNAFVGQPGDHQFRGGVETKGQFALNDKWVWGFDGVLLSDYMLMSDYGLAQYKDPLGSFLNLPTDAISQLYLTGVGNRSYFDARTIYYLSFSGLQNQVPVVAPVIDYSNVINHSVLGGEVSYKTNFTSLTRETAAFDPTNAAALANGTCLPTTADAARNITPTNCLLRGMPGTYTRLTGEADWRRSFTDSWGEIWTPFASIRADAINTSVANQPGVSNFLPTGDTDALRVMPTVGLEYRYPFINVQPWGTTTLEPIAQVIIRPNESYAGKLPNEDSQSMTFDTSNLFSVDKFSGYDRVEGGGRANAGVQATTQFDHGGTVTVVFGQSYQLFGLNSFAVADVNNTAIDSGLDKPVSDYVTSLSYSPNRTYTFSTHARLDEATGSIERFEAEGRANFDRFSVSMLYGDYAPQPELGYLTRREGLLGTGSLKLAANWVVTGSARWDLVANQINQYVIGTGYVDDCFVLGLNYITSLTYAVGSTPPQVNQAIMLQLGLRTIGTASFSENVP, encoded by the coding sequence ATGGCCGGCACCATGCTCCGTATCGGGGTGGTGACGCCGGCTTCGGCGCAAGGCTTCACCTACAACGCGATCCCTGCCCGGCCGAAACCGCCGAGGACCGCCAGCGACGGGCAGATGCTGGTCCAGGCGGTCGAGGTCGACTACGACTACAACAACTCGCGCGTGTCGGCGGTCGGCAACGTGCAGATGTTCTACAACGGGACAAGCGTCGAGGCCGACAAGGTCATCTACGACCAGAAGACCAAGCGGCTTCACGCCGAAGGCAATGTCCGCATGACCGATGCGGACGGCAAAATCACCTACGCCAATATTATGGATCTGAGCGACGACTACCGCGATGGTTTCGTCGATTCGTTGCGGGCCGATACGGCCGACCACACGCGAATGGCGGCAACGCGCGCCGATCGCAGCAGCGGCAACTACACGGTGTTCCAGAACGGCGTCTACACGGCCTGCGAACCTTGCAAGGACGATCCGAAGAAGCCGCCGCTGTGGCAGGTCAAGGGCGCGCGCATCATTCACGATCAAAACGAGAAGATGCTCTACTTCGAGAACGCCCAACTGGAGTTCTTCGGCGTTCCGATGGCGTATATGCCATATTTCTCCACGCCCGATCCGACCGTGAAGCGCAAGACCGGTTTCTTGATGCCTGCCGCTATGTGGGATTCGACATACGGATATGGTGTCGAAGCTCCGTTCTATTGGGCGATTGCGCCGAACTACGACGCGACCTTCACCCCCCGTTTCACATCCAAGCAGGGCGTGTTGTTGCAGGCCGAATTCCGTCAGCGGCTGATGAACGGCTCGTATCAAATACGCGCCTATGGCATCGACCAGACCGATCCGAACGCCTTCGTCGGCCAGCCCGGCGACCACCAATTCCGTGGCGGTGTCGAAACCAAGGGCCAATTCGCGCTCAATGATAAATGGGTATGGGGCTTCGACGGCGTCCTGCTCTCCGACTACATGTTAATGTCGGATTATGGGCTGGCCCAATACAAGGACCCGCTGGGCTCGTTCCTGAACCTGCCGACCGATGCCATTTCGCAGTTGTACCTGACCGGCGTGGGCAATCGCAGCTACTTCGACGCGCGTACGATCTACTATCTCAGCTTCTCGGGCCTTCAGAACCAGGTGCCCGTCGTCGCGCCGGTGATCGACTATTCGAACGTGATCAACCATTCGGTCCTGGGTGGCGAGGTCAGCTACAAGACGAACTTTACCAGCCTAACCCGCGAAACTGCGGCTTTCGATCCGACCAACGCCGCGGCCCTTGCCAACGGCACCTGCCTGCCAACCACAGCCGATGCGGCGAGGAATATAACGCCCACCAACTGTCTGCTGCGGGGCATGCCTGGAACCTATACGCGTTTGACGGGTGAAGCGGATTGGCGTCGGTCGTTCACCGATTCCTGGGGTGAGATCTGGACGCCGTTCGCCAGCATCCGCGCCGATGCGATCAATACTTCGGTGGCGAACCAGCCGGGCGTTTCGAACTTCCTTCCGACCGGCGACACCGACGCCCTGCGAGTGATGCCGACGGTCGGCCTCGAATACCGCTACCCCTTCATCAACGTTCAGCCGTGGGGCACCACGACACTCGAACCGATTGCGCAGGTCATTATTCGTCCCAATGAATCCTATGCGGGTAAGCTTCCCAACGAAGACTCGCAAAGCATGACCTTCGACACCAGCAATCTGTTCAGCGTCGACAAGTTCTCGGGCTACGATCGCGTGGAAGGCGGCGGTCGAGCCAATGCCGGCGTGCAGGCAACCACGCAATTTGACCATGGCGGCACCGTCACGGTGGTGTTCGGCCAATCCTACCAATTGTTCGGTCTGAATTCCTTTGCAGTGGCCGACGTCAACAATACCGCGATAGACTCCGGCTTGGACAAGCCGGTGTCGGATTATGTCACCAGCCTGAGCTATTCGCCCAACAGGACCTATACTTTCAGCACACACGCGCGACTTGACGAGGCCACCGGGAGCATCGAACGTTTCGAGGCCGAAGGCCGCGCCAATTTCGACCGCTTTTCGGTCAGTATGCTATATGGCGACTATGCGCCGCAGCCGGAATTGGGATACCTGACGCGCCGCGAAGGCCTTCTCGGAACCGGTTCGCTCAAGTTAGCGGCGAACTGGGTGGTGACCGGGTCGGCCCGATGGGATCTGGTCGCGAATCAGATCAACCAATATGTCATCGGCACCGGCTATGTGGACGATTGTTTTGTGCTGGGCCTCAACTACATTACGTCCCTTACCTATGCCGTGGGATCAACGCCGCCGCAGGTCAATCAAGCGATCATGTTGCAGCTTGGTCTAAGGACCATCGGCACCGCATCCTTCTCTGAGAATGTTCCTTAA
- a CDS encoding response regulator, which translates to MNVNGTSHILIVDDDKELCALLSKFLTRQGYRVSVAHNGTAMAAILETARINLVVLDLMLPGDDGLVLCRRLRSTSTLPIIMLTAMGDEVDRIIGLEMGADDYLPKVANPRELLARIRAVLRRAGAPETGAPLEKNRVLEFDGWRLNVAQRQLFSPTNALVSLRAGEFDLLLALAERPLRVMTRDQLLDLSRGRSANAFDRSIDVQVSRLRRKIEPDPKDPTLIKTVRSGGYILAANVVVVPAS; encoded by the coding sequence ATGAACGTGAACGGTACTTCGCACATCCTGATTGTTGACGATGACAAGGAACTCTGCGCGCTGCTGTCGAAATTCCTGACCCGGCAGGGCTACCGCGTTTCAGTCGCTCACAACGGGACCGCGATGGCGGCCATTTTGGAGACCGCACGCATTAACCTCGTGGTCCTCGACCTCATGCTGCCGGGAGACGACGGCCTGGTGTTGTGCCGGCGCCTCCGCTCCACCAGCACGTTGCCGATCATCATGCTGACGGCGATGGGTGACGAGGTCGATCGGATCATCGGGCTGGAGATGGGCGCGGATGATTATCTGCCGAAGGTGGCCAATCCGCGCGAACTGCTCGCCCGCATTCGCGCCGTGCTGCGCCGAGCCGGAGCGCCGGAGACCGGCGCTCCGCTCGAAAAAAACCGTGTGCTGGAATTTGACGGCTGGCGTCTCAATGTGGCCCAGCGCCAGCTTTTTTCACCGACCAACGCCCTGGTCTCGCTGCGGGCCGGTGAATTCGATCTGCTGCTGGCGCTGGCGGAACGGCCGCTGCGGGTGATGACGCGCGACCAGTTGCTCGATCTGTCGCGTGGACGTTCCGCGAACGCTTTTGACCGAAGCATTGATGTTCAGGTCAGCCGGCTCCGCCGCAAGATCGAGCCTGACCCGAAGGACCCGACGCTGATCAAGACGGTTCGCAGCGGTGGCTATATTCTGGCCGCGAACGTCGTCGTGGTGCCGGCATCATGA
- the pcaH gene encoding protocatechuate 3,4-dioxygenase subunit beta — protein MTLIYPVESNIAHPPRLSPGYRSTLKRSPQKPLIPMRHTLSELTGPVYGHETVRENDHDLTTQHKGEPLGERIIVHGHVLDEDGRGVPNTLVELWQANACGRYIHVVDQHPAPLDPNFTGAGRAQSNAEGYYKFITVKPGAYPWGNHHNAWRPAHIHFSAFGHAFISRLVTQMYFPGDPLFEFDPIFNSVPDEKARMRMVSSFDLENTQPNWALCYRFNIVLRGRNATPMETK, from the coding sequence ATGACCCTCATCTATCCCGTTGAAAGCAACATCGCGCATCCGCCGCGGCTGTCGCCGGGCTATCGCAGCACCCTAAAACGGTCGCCGCAAAAGCCGCTGATCCCGATGCGCCATACGCTGTCCGAACTCACCGGGCCCGTCTATGGCCATGAGACGGTGCGCGAGAACGATCACGACCTCACCACCCAGCACAAGGGCGAGCCGCTGGGCGAGCGCATCATCGTGCATGGCCACGTGCTCGATGAAGACGGCCGCGGCGTGCCGAATACGCTGGTCGAGTTGTGGCAGGCCAATGCCTGCGGCCGCTACATCCACGTCGTCGACCAGCATCCGGCGCCGCTCGATCCGAATTTTACCGGAGCCGGCCGTGCGCAATCGAACGCTGAGGGTTATTACAAGTTCATCACCGTAAAACCCGGCGCCTATCCCTGGGGCAATCATCACAACGCCTGGCGTCCGGCGCACATCCATTTCTCGGCGTTCGGTCACGCCTTCATCTCGCGGCTGGTGACGCAGATGTATTTTCCCGGCGATCCCTTGTTCGAATTCGATCCGATCTTCAATTCGGTGCCGGACGAGAAGGCGCGAATGCGGATGGTGTCCTCGTTCGATCTGGAAAACACCCAGCCAAATTGGGCGCTGTGCTACCGCTTCAACATTGTGCTGCGCGGGCGTAACGCCACGCCGATGGAGACAAAATAG
- a CDS encoding DMT family transporter, giving the protein MSPNQVMPSAGRPLSPVAVALMLMLCLSWGFNQIAVKLALPDIPPMLQATIRSAGALPVLLLIAWLRGVKMFERDGTLVAGLFAGVLFGFEFVLIYRGLLLTSASRAVVFLYTAPFFVALGSYQYLGERLRPSQWGGLALSFAGVALAIGVPQADVDANVLLGDLMIIGGGALWAATTVVAKGTALRFAPPEKVLGYQVAVSIPILTFAAWISGESLARIPGPLALSLLAYQAIWVVGLTFLLWFGLVQTYSASKLSAFTFITPLFGVVASYFIMHDTLTLAFGAAALLVIAGLYLVNKPDPKIAPDPNVLA; this is encoded by the coding sequence ATGTCGCCAAATCAAGTCATGCCATCGGCCGGGCGCCCGCTCAGCCCGGTTGCCGTCGCGCTGATGCTCATGCTGTGTCTGAGCTGGGGCTTCAACCAGATCGCGGTCAAGCTGGCGCTGCCGGACATCCCGCCGATGCTGCAGGCGACCATCCGCTCCGCGGGCGCGTTGCCGGTGCTGCTGCTGATCGCCTGGCTGCGCGGCGTCAAGATGTTTGAGCGCGACGGCACGCTGGTCGCTGGTCTGTTCGCGGGCGTGCTGTTCGGCTTCGAATTCGTGCTGATTTATCGCGGTCTGTTGCTGACATCGGCCTCGCGCGCGGTGGTGTTTCTCTATACCGCGCCGTTTTTCGTGGCGCTGGGTTCCTATCAATATCTCGGCGAGCGGCTTCGCCCATCGCAATGGGGCGGGCTGGCGTTGAGTTTTGCCGGGGTGGCGCTGGCGATCGGCGTTCCCCAGGCCGATGTCGACGCCAATGTGCTGCTAGGCGATCTGATGATCATCGGCGGCGGCGCGCTGTGGGCGGCGACCACGGTGGTCGCGAAGGGCACCGCGCTGCGCTTCGCACCCCCGGAAAAGGTCCTGGGCTACCAGGTGGCGGTATCGATCCCGATTCTGACCTTCGCGGCGTGGATATCAGGTGAAAGCCTGGCCCGGATTCCCGGCCCGCTGGCGTTGTCGCTGCTGGCCTATCAGGCGATTTGGGTGGTTGGGTTAACGTTTCTGCTCTGGTTTGGGCTGGTGCAGACCTATTCCGCCAGTAAATTGTCGGCTTTTACCTTCATCACCCCTTTGTTTGGCGTCGTGGCTAGCTATTTCATTATGCACGATACGTTGACCTTGGCATTCGGCGCCGCGGCCCTGCTTGTGATTGCGGGGCTTTATCTCGTGAACAAGCCGGATCCGAAAATTGCGCCCGATCCGAATGTTCTGGCGTGA
- a CDS encoding MDR family MFS transporter produces the protein MSTMAAAPIAVPGLRRNMVTICAMTATIMQALDTTIANVALPYMQGSLSASQDQINWVLTSYIVAAAIMTAPVGWIANRFGRKRIFIICSGGFTIASVMCGLAQDINQMVLFRLLQGVFGAALVPLSQAVMLDSYALHERAKAMSIWGMGVMMGPIMGPSLGAWLTETYSWHWVFFVNIPFGIVTVAGLLVFMDETKKNLDLRFDWFGFAALAVGIGSLQIALDRGEQQGWLESNEIIIEFIIAAAGFYYFFAHSFTTSKPFIQFAIFKDKNFVGGCVFMSVMGLVLYSTMALSSPYLQNVIGYPIITAGLLLATRGSGTFVAMMLVGRMMRYIEARTLIVSGLSLTGLSLFYMTGWTDQTGVPEIVTISIVQGFGFGLVFVPLSTVAFLTLPNHLRTDGTSMLTLLRNVASSVGISMVIAQLTEGGRRIYAILSEHINPFNNALQMPDVRRLIDLNSDGGRALADAVVGIQAQIIAFSQDYQLVMFFILGSIPLAIMIGSTKATLRAQSADAAAEHAVID, from the coding sequence ATGAGCACGATGGCCGCGGCACCGATCGCCGTTCCCGGCCTGCGCCGGAACATGGTGACGATCTGCGCCATGACGGCAACGATCATGCAGGCGCTGGACACCACCATCGCCAACGTCGCGCTGCCCTATATGCAGGGCAGCCTGTCGGCGTCGCAGGACCAGATCAACTGGGTGCTGACTTCCTATATCGTCGCGGCCGCGATCATGACGGCGCCGGTCGGCTGGATCGCCAACCGCTTTGGTCGCAAGCGAATCTTCATCATTTGCTCGGGTGGCTTTACGATTGCGTCGGTGATGTGCGGCCTGGCCCAGGACATCAACCAGATGGTGCTATTCCGGTTGCTGCAAGGCGTGTTCGGCGCGGCGCTGGTGCCGCTGTCACAGGCGGTGATGCTCGACTCCTATGCGCTGCATGAGCGCGCCAAGGCGATGTCGATCTGGGGCATGGGCGTGATGATGGGCCCGATCATGGGCCCTTCGCTCGGCGCCTGGCTGACGGAAACCTATTCCTGGCATTGGGTGTTCTTCGTCAACATCCCCTTCGGTATCGTCACGGTGGCCGGACTTCTGGTTTTCATGGACGAAACCAAGAAGAATCTTGATCTGCGTTTCGACTGGTTCGGCTTCGCCGCACTCGCCGTCGGCATCGGCTCCCTGCAGATCGCGCTCGACCGCGGCGAACAGCAGGGCTGGCTGGAGTCCAACGAAATCATCATCGAGTTCATCATCGCGGCGGCTGGCTTCTACTATTTCTTCGCGCATTCGTTCACGACCTCGAAACCGTTCATCCAGTTTGCGATCTTCAAGGACAAGAACTTCGTCGGCGGCTGCGTGTTCATGTCGGTCATGGGTCTCGTGCTGTACTCGACCATGGCGCTGTCATCGCCGTATTTGCAGAATGTGATCGGCTATCCGATCATCACCGCGGGCCTGCTGCTGGCGACCCGCGGCTCCGGCACTTTCGTCGCCATGATGCTGGTCGGCCGGATGATGCGTTACATCGAGGCGCGCACGCTGATCGTCAGCGGACTGAGCCTGACCGGTCTCTCGCTGTTCTACATGACCGGCTGGACCGACCAGACCGGCGTTCCCGAAATCGTGACGATCAGCATCGTGCAGGGCTTCGGGTTCGGACTGGTGTTCGTGCCGCTGAGCACGGTGGCGTTCCTGACGCTGCCCAACCATCTGCGCACCGACGGTACCTCGATGCTGACCTTGTTGCGTAATGTCGCGAGTTCGGTCGGCATTTCCATGGTGATCGCGCAGCTCACCGAAGGCGGACGCCGCATCTATGCGATCCTGTCCGAGCACATCAACCCATTCAACAACGCGCTGCAGATGCCGGATGTCCGCCGCCTGATCGACCTGAATTCCGATGGCGGCCGCGCTTTGGCGGACGCCGTCGTCGGCATCCAGGCTCAGATCATCGCCTTCTCGCAGGACTACCAGCTGGTAATGTTCTTCATCCTGGGATCGATCCCGCTCGCGATCATGATCGGTTCGACCAAGGCGACGTTGCGCGCCCAGTCGGCTGACGCGGCGGCCGAACATGCGGTGATCGACTAA